The Vanrija pseudolonga chromosome 1, complete sequence genomic sequence AGGTTGCCTGCTTGCCTCTGTGCCGAGCTCACCGCCTCAGCCACGACCTTTACAAGTGGCAGAATGACCACCGTCCCCGCCCTGgtcgctcggcgtcgttctCACACGCTGACCGCAGCGACATTGTTGACCCGACCATGCAGCATATCAAGGAACCGGGAGGATTCCGCCGCAACTTCGTGtctgcccgcgccgccgaacgGGGAGACGAGGCGCCCCCAATGGTCCGCAACGTCATCGACTTCCTCTACCTGTACGGCCACTTTGCTGGTGAAGACctcgatgaggacgaggattTGGAAGACGAGGATGAAGAAGCGGCTGCTGagcaagccgccgccgaggagggtcgCAGGCGCCTGGGCTCCTCTCGCGGCGGCTCCCCTGGTCCtggcacgcgcgccgccaacgaACGGTCGCCTTTGCTCAAGAGGTCGCTTAGCCATGGAAGGCAGAAGCGCCAGAAGAGCACGCCGGGTCAGGGTACTGCTACTGTCACGCAGGCGTGGCTGATGGTGAGTCTAGCACTGGTATGTGGACTAACTTGGCGCAGCTGCTCAAGGGATTCGTCGGTACAGGCATCCTCTTCATGGCCAAGGCCTTTTACAATGGAGGTTGGTTCCTCGTTCGCTCCCTCCATCTAACCCCTCAGGCATGGTCTTCTCAACAGTTGTTCTCCTCGCCATTGCAGCCATCTCTCTGTGGTCgttccttctcctcgtcgacacctACCTCAAGGTCCCAATGTCGTTTGGTGATATGGGTGGTCACCTGTACGGCAAGTACATGCGCATCAGCATCCTCACCTCCATTGCCGTGTCTCAAATCGGATTCGTTGCAGGTCAGCTCCCATTCAAAGTCAAGCCAGAGCCTTCTAACGCAAACTCAGCCTACACCATCTTTGTCGCTGAGAACCTTCAAGCGTTCGTGCTCGCTGTCACTGACTGCAAGACATTCATCTCCACGCGAGACTTGATCTTTGCTCAGCTActcctcttcctccctcTCTCCATGATCCGCAACCTTGCAAAGCTGTCGTTTACAGCTCTGGTGGCAGACGCTTTCATCCTGCTCGGCCGTAAGTCCCCAACTCGTGGCTCGCTGCTAACATCCAGTTCTCTACATTGGCGGCACGGAAATCTCAGTCATAGCCAAGAATGGCCTTCCTCCACCCGATGTCGCTGCCTTCAACCCCAAGGACTTTCCCTTGCTCATCGGCACCGCCGTGTTTGCTTTCGAGGGTATTGGCCTGTAGGTAGCCCTGTGACGAGGCAATAGCAtgccgctgacgcccccaACACAGTGTCATTCCCATTGCAGAGTCCATGAAGGAGCCCAAGAAGATTCACGGCGCGTTAACCGGCGTCATGATCATTGTGGCTACACTCTTCACGACCTTTGGTGTCCTGGGTTACGCGGCGTATGGCAGCAAGGTTCAAACAGTTGTCATCGTCAATCTGCCACAGGAGGAGCACTTTGTGCAAGGCGTGCAGTTCCTCTGTGAGTAGTTCTGTGCCAACGTCCGTACGTCTGCTGACATGTCAAGATTCTCTCGCAATCCTTCTATCCATCCCCCTACAGCTGTTCCCTGCCGTCCGTATCATGGAGACTGGGCTCTTCTCTCGGAGCGGCAAGCACAACCCAAAGGTCAAGTGGCAGAAGAACATTTTCCGCGCTGGGACTGTCATCTTCTGCTCCCTCTTGTCATGGGCGGGGTCGTCTGAGCTGGACAAGTTTGTGTCCCTCATCGGCGCTTTCGCTTGGTACGTTTGTCGCGTGCAGAACTCAGAGTGGACACTGACTCTACGGTAGCATTCCCCTCTGCTTCATTTACCCTCCCATGCTTCACCTCAGGGGATGTGCCACCACTCGTCGACAGAAGCTACTCGACTGTCTCCTCATCGCCTTTGGGTTCATTGTTGGCGTCTACACCACCATCCAAACTCTCCGCAGTCTTTTCGCTCCAGGTGGTGGTGAAGCTCCCAGGCTTGGTAAGTGTGAAGTGCCGAACGTAGGATGAGCATTGTGAATGGGCCGGTGTAGTGTAGTGGCCTCTGCGACGTCCATGAACCCGACAGGGCCATTCAGACTTGCTGTATATCGACGTTACAGGGAGACGTGGTTCTGTGTCCGACGCTCAGTGCATGTGCGAGCGGGTGTAGTACCAAACATGGAATAGCATGACGACGTAGATTGGCATCATGCAGACCGTCGGGGGCGCAAACGTTACACTGCTGGGGCTACCCCTGCGTTTTGTCTCGAACAATAGGAGTACTTATCTGAGGTCCGAGCGCAAGTCACTGGAGGACGGCTTGGGTGGCATTGTTCTACCTGTGCATCATATCCTCACCTTCGCATTCTCTCTATACCAGACTCCATATCAACTCGCTTCCAACCAGTTCGGCCTCACACTCCTCTATCTGACAGCCAGTCCTCTATCTGACAGCCAGAATGGTGCCCATCTTCTCTACACTCCAGCCATCGGAAGTCTTCAGCCCCACACTGCTGTCGCAGCTTCCACGCTCGAAACACAAGCGAGTTGTCGACAGTGTGCTACACGAGGTCGACGAATTGCGGAATAGCTGTCTTCAACTATTCTTCTCGGACACGCGTCACAACACGCCGTCTGAGTCAAATGACCAGCTCACCATCCGCGAGTACGAATCTCTGTACGATCAAGAGCTTCGGAAGTTCGTGGAAGGAATCGAATTGCACCTGATGGAGGAcctcgcgtcgcgccgctcgtctaAGAGAGGCTCAAACTTCGATCGTGTACGTGCCTATAAAGACATTGCTGCGTACTGACGGCCGGTCAGACTACTACGGGAGTCTTGGAGGCAGCCTACGCTCGCGCATCGACTCTCACGCACTCGGAGTGCAAGATCGTCGCACGCGCATCTGGTCTGACTCATCAACAGGTGCGTGAGGACGTTTCGAGGGCACAGCTAATAGCACACAGGTTCGCACTTGGGTAGGTTCTACCGCAGTGCAACCTTAGGAAGCTCACCGAGATGCAGTTCCAGAACAAGAGGAGTAGAGAGAAGAAGCGAACCCGTACACGCTCCAAACGACCCGCCCAACAAGCTACTATCGCTCACTCGCACGTCACTCCGGACCTTCAGCGCTACCTTCCTGCCGCAACAGTCGCGCCAGATCTTGGAGATCAAGATGACACGGTCTGTCCGTCCACTGCGCCTCCCATTCAAGGTTAGAACCTGCAGCCCAGGAACTACTGAGCTGATGCCCAGCCAGTAAGCCCCGGGTCAAGGACGTCTCGGCCGCTGCGTCGGATTGCAACGATACCGTTGGCTCGATGAAGGGCGACGTTGCAGCCTgtgacgccctcggcgccatgtCCGATTGGCTGAACGAGGCTATCTTTGGCTCCGATGCGCAATACCATACAGTACCAGACGGCCAAGTAACGAAGTCTGTGACGCCGACAGAGGAACCATCTGAGGGCTCACCGAATCCTTTGGCCTCTGACACCGAGGCAATTGGCGACCTAGCCTACTGGGTGAGTTGCTGGTATCAAGTGAAGCGTATCTGAGCCAACACCCTTCTGCTCAGCATGTAGAGCCGACAGTTATAACGGAGCTTTCAACCATCTTGCCTCTCCCGCTATCTGGCGAAGACGAGGCTTTCATGGGCCTCGTCGATTGGGGCTGTGAAAGCCGGTTGACGAACGAGCGGTTTCCAGCAATGCACCTGTGATTCAGTATGCAGCCCGCGTTTGCCGTTCTTCGAGATCAATACCCGTCCCAGCACGTCAGCATTTAGATGAGGGACGAAGGGAATGCATAGCCTCGTCTGATGGCCGAGAGTTTTtactcctcgtcgtcggcctcgtcctggTCAACCTTGAAGTACCTAAGCGAGTAGGTGTCCTTGGAGGTGGCAACAACACTGCAGGGTCAGCCAGTCTGTCTTGAAACCATCACACAACGCCTACCGAAGGAAGTTCTCGAAAGAGTTCTTCTTCAGGTGCTTCTTCGTAAGGTACTAGTACGCGTTAGCTATGAGTCCTCGCTTGCTTGATGTAGAGCCCCACCTTGAGGTAACGCTTCGAGAAGGGAATCTGCGAAGTGAGGACGAGCTTGTTGCCTAGGTCTGTCAGCCGTCGTTCCAGAGTCCTAGCTGCACTACTTACCCTCCTTGGTGAGCTGGATCGCGTCACCGAGCTGGCcagccttgccctcgacctTAATGCGGTCGTGGAGGAACTTCTCGAAAGCGGCCGGGTCAAAGACGTTGTCGTTGGCCGGGACCGAGTAGTCCACGTAGAACTTGTGCTGGGGCTTGCCCGCAGTCTTGGCAGCAGAGGAGGTGGCCTTGGGCTGTATCGTAAAGGCGGGGGGAACGGCGTGGCAAGGGGTAGGCCGTCCTGTCAGAGCATGCCCACTATCCCAGCGGGCCTTGACGTACCATGGTGTCTACAGGTGATGTCTGCAAAACAATGGATGAACAGAAAGAAGAATAACAAGCTCCCAGAAGATGACAGGAGGCACCGTCGGCGATAAATTTTGTCGGAGATACCACCATGTGAGCGGATTATGTAATTGCAGATTATGTAATGACACGCGACGTTGACGTCATGTGCTTCGGCCTTCTCCGCGTCCACAGTGGCCGCACTGGTTGTTGTCAAGGGATCTCAGCTGCCCTTCGCGGTCATTGACGGTACTCTGCAGAAGGCGCAGTTTGACGATGTTCTGCATCACAGTGAAAGGACAACCCAGGTTGCTGTCACATCTCCTAGCCAATGGCACGGTCGCCACAATCATTGGTTGCGCTCGACGTCACCCACCCGTTAGGCCGTCGTCAGTGACAGACAGTTGATAAATGGAACTCGTCTTGATGATACTGAGAGCTAAGTAGCAGGGTCCCGTGCCATTGCGGCTGCAGTCTTGTGCTCCCCGGTTGTAAACACCGTCGATAGCCATACCACCTCGAACAGCAAGAATGCAGCGGCCTGCCCTGCCAACTTGATTTCAAGTTCAGTTGTTCGAGGGTGAGGGGGCGCAATGTTTACGCGCATGGTGGTCCCGGCAGAGTTGGGAGGGGCGAAGTTGGCCCGTGAGGATTGGCGTTGTGTGCATCCCAAACACTCACTCCAAGCCGTGCAACACAGCCCACTGACAAACACACAACTACTGCCCCTCGATCATTCGTAACACTGTCAACATCCTTGCAGTTTGGAAGCAACTTGCTATTCTACCAACCCAGCTGTTCCACCAACCTCCCCTTCTCGGCTCGAGCGCCACATCGATTACAGCAACATACTCCACCCGTCGCATCGCAGCACAGCTCTGTCGCCAGCCCCTCCCACAATCAGCCGCGTTCGATGTCACGTAGAGACAGTagtggccgtcgtcgttcaAAGGCGGTCACTCCGAATAGATCAAGTCACGGCGAGACACATGCCCGGACGGTGCCCCccacagcgccgccgaggtcaatGGCAGACCTGCATGGCCTAGAGTCGCTTCTGGAGGCGCCGGAGGGCTCTGTGCTGGACGCTGGTGGTCTGCTGATCGTCCACCCTCCTCTCTCCACCTCTTCTCACTCGACTGGTGCGAGTCCAGACACGAGAACACGAAAGTCGGTCGACACCAGCGAACATGAGAAGTACACGTGCAGGTTTTGTCACAAAACCTATGTGGGCAAGAATGCCAGGAGTGTGGCACGCCGGCACCTCCAAGACAAGCATGACATCCCACTTTCGCAACAGACACGCAGATCTCGCTGGGACAAACGTGCGTACCGTGCCACACGATGACAACCTACTGACTGGAATAGCTCGGCGTACCTCGACGAGATCTCAAAATCTTATCAAAAGAATGAAGCGTTCGGAGAGGGATATCGGGACCACTCGGGTGTGAGTTCCAGACTGTCGGCGAGGGGATGCCTGTCACTGACCTGGCACCAGTCAACCGCTCTCATCGACATCTTCCGAGGACCTCCACCACCAAGCCGAGCTCCCGCGACAGCCACTTGTATCCAGTCCAATCGATGGCCGTGACTCATTCGTCTCCGACTCGCCGAAGACGTCGAAGAAGAGGGCTGGCGGCAGGCCTACCCAAGTGGACCGCCAAGGAGTCCGTCGCTCGCCTGTCCATCCTCGAAACAGGGGCCTCGAGAGTGGGAGTGCTGAGCCCTATCACGGCTGGCAATCGGGGGACAACGTGTTCAACGATACAAACACAGCGTCGGTCGTTTTACCTCGTCAACCCGCAACGATCAAGGGCACGGCAAGGTCTCAGTTGACACTGGGGACGACGTCATTCGACGATCCATCACCCAACAGCGGCGGTCAAgggtcgagtcggcggcTTTTATTTCGTCAAGCTCGCGCCATCCCTTCACCGCTGGTATCTGGTGGGTACGCCACCCAACGCATCCACGGGGCATCTCCACAAGCCGTTCCTAAACCGCAAGTGGTCGGCATGGACCTGGCGGCCTCTCCTACGCCCTCTTCGAGTTCCAGTGAAAGACGCTCCTTGTCTCCGACCAACAGCGAGTTGATTGACAACCCTGTCCGTCAAAGGCCCTCCAAGCGCCACCGCCCACTTCACAGGTCTGGCGAGGATGGCCCGACGCCGAACACTTGGATCCTACCAGCAGGTTTGAATAGTGCCTCCGCTACCCGCTTTTGGCGAACCTCAGAGCCTGGATCGCCTCCCTCGAGTGCACCTGAAAGAGCCCTCGTCCGACACGTTGCGGCATCGAATCTGCCCGGTAACAGTGCCTTTGCAACCACAGACAACCTCTTCTTGTGCTCCCCGAGATACGCACAGGGTCGGAAGCACGAGCGCAACTCCTCCCCGAATGCTCCCCACCTTCTGGGCAATGGAACCCCCAGATCTGAAGGACTCACAGATTGCAGAGcagtcgccgagcgagctACGGGGACGGCCATCCCGACGCCAAAGAGGACAAGGGGCTACATTCTGTCCTCGCCGGGCTCTATGGACTATGCAATCTCCCTCGGCCTAGCCCCCTCTCACCCCACACCGGTCACTCCTGGCATGTCTTCCATCATTAGTCACCGCACTCCTGGCGACCAGACAGAACAAAGGTAGTTGGGTTATCATTGGTCCCGAAGTCTCAAGTCGAACAACCACACATAACTGTTTATCAAAATTACCACCGTCAGTGGAGTGTGTTGAATGTACCCATTGGACTCTGTCCCCCTTTAGACCTGCGCGTTGCAACTCATTCATTTATTAGAAGAGTGTCTGCTCTGGAGCCATATCTTACGCTCCAAGGGTTTCCTCGTAATAGTCAATCTGTTTGCCGAATGTGCTCTGTGCCTTTATCGTCGCTGACCTTGCAGCGCGCAGAAGTGAAAGTGGGCCACAAGCTAAGGTCAGCATCCATGTCTCATCGTCCTATTCACCTGTCACGTTATGAGAACCTGCTGTGTGAATAAACTCTTGTTCCATCAGAGCGCCGAGGTCTGCTCGCCCTTGGTGCCAGTACATGAGGGATCGTAGAGTTGGGGAGAGGCCGCTGTGATTTGGGGCAACGGCGGATGATCCGAAATGTCTTCCCGACTTGAGTTCCGCGAGAAGGCCGGTTCCCTCTGCAGGGCCGTTAACCATCACCGGAATGCTGATACTGCTGGAATCATGTCGCGATTGAGTGACGAAAATATCGAGGCGGACTTCCGTCTTGCTTTCACTCGCAAGGCTTGCGACCTTGTTCAGAAGTGGGGTGACCCAGAGCACATCTGTTCGACGCCGTACGTGCCACACCAGCCGTACCCTCCTTGGCCCTTCGGTACCATGTTGTCGGTTTACCAGGTCGTGAAGGTGAGACAGGCAGAATGTGACACCAGTACCGCCTGCAGA encodes the following:
- the avt3_1 gene encoding Vacuolar amino acid transporter 3 translates to MTTPPKGPGGLGAPPGAPSQPRNVSTATVRPGVQQTGSSSSAAAAPAPSSFVNTPPVPQIPIRPPRASFSSTSRRPSMAAGAAAEGGDSNGLGTRTAVSARSTSSALTASRGPTPNPATTGDDDNPFDESEAGASTPAAGESAFSNINEVPDEEKARVLRRHLMTADERGSKSSTPARRVSPAGSPGGGSIAPSDPPGESSVSAYGSTSRRDDDAFPIPYDAPGMDVTHDLYKWQNDHRPRPGRSASFSHADRSDIVDPTMQHIKEPGGFRRNFVSARAAERGDEAPPMVRNVIDFLYLYGHFAGEDLDEDEDLEDEDEEAAAEQAAAEEGRRRLGSSRGGSPGPGTRAANERSPLLKRSLSHGRQKRQKSTPGQGTATVTQAWLMLLKGFVGTGILFMAKAFYNGGMVFSTVVLLAIAAISLWSFLLLVDTYLKVPMSFGDMGGHLYGKYMRISILTSIAVSQIGFVAAYTIFVAENLQAFVLAVTDCKTFISTRDLIFAQLLLFLPLSMIRNLAKLSFTALVADAFILLGLLYIGGTEISVIAKNGLPPPDVAAFNPKDFPLLIGTAVFAFEGIGLVIPIAESMKEPKKIHGALTGVMIIVATLFTTFGVLGYAAYGSKVQTVVIVNLPQEEHFVQGVQFLYSLAILLSIPLQLFPAVRIMETGLFSRSGKHNPKVKWQKNIFRAGTVIFCSLLSWAGSSELDKFVSLIGAFACIPLCFIYPPMLHLRGCATTRRQKLLDCLLIAFGFIVGVYTTIQTLRSLFAPGGGEAPRLGKCEVPNVG
- the avt3_1 gene encoding Vacuolar amino acid transporter 3 gives rise to the protein MTTPPKGPGGLGAPPGAPSQPRNVSTATVRPGVQQTGSSSSAAAAPAPSSFVNTPPVPQIPIRPPRASFSSTSRRPSMAAGAAAEGGDSNGLGTRTAVSARSTSSALTASRGPTPNPATTGDDDNPFDESEAGASTPAAGESAFSNINEVPDEEKARVLRRHLMTADERGSKSSTPARRVSPAGSPGGGSIAPSDPPGESSVSAYGSTSRRDDDAFPIPYDAPGMDVTHDLYKWQNDHRPRPGRSASFSHADRSDIVDPTMQHIKEPGGFRRNFVSARAAERGDEAPPMVRNVIDFLYLYGHFAGEDLDEDEDLEDEDEEAAAEQAAAEEGRRRLGSSRGGSPGPGTRAANERSPLLKRSLSHGRQKRQKSTPGQGTATVTQAWLMLLKGFVGTGILFMAKAFYNGGMVFSTVVLLAIAAISLWSFLLLVDTYLKVPMSFGDMGGHLYGKYMRISILTSIAVSQIGFVAGQLPFKVKPEPSNANSAYTIFVAENLQAFVLAVTDCKTFISTRDLIFAQLLLFLPLSMIRNLAKLSFTALVADAFILLGLLYIGGTEISVIAKNGLPPPDVAAFNPKDFPLLIGTAVFAFEGIGLVIPIAESMKEPKKIHGALTGVMIIVATLFTTFGVLGYAAYGSKVQTVVIVNLPQEEHFVQGVQFLYSLAILLSIPLQLFPAVRIMETGLFSRSGKHNPKVKWQKNIFRAGTVIFCSLLSWAGSSELDKFVSLIGAFACIPLCFIYPPMLHLRGCATTRRQKLLDCLLIAFGFIVGVYTTIQTLRSLFAPGGGEAPRLGKCEVPNVG